In Clostridium swellfunianum, a genomic segment contains:
- a CDS encoding PadR family transcriptional regulator: MDTQLKKGILEMCILFQLTKNDMYGYEIMKIIKDVFPDVYDGSIYAILRRLNADGHTETYMRESTGGPQRKYYRVTTEGKNYCLSVIEEWNMLKNSVETLGI, encoded by the coding sequence ATGGATACCCAACTTAAAAAAGGTATACTAGAGATGTGCATTTTATTTCAGCTTACAAAAAATGATATGTACGGCTATGAAATAATGAAAATAATAAAAGATGTTTTTCCTGATGTTTATGATGGCTCTATATATGCTATCTTAAGGCGTCTCAATGCTGATGGGCACACGGAAACCTATATGAGAGAATCAACAGGTGGACCTCAAAGAAAGTATTATAGAGTTACTACTGAAGGAAAAAATTACTGCCTAAGCGTCATAGAGGAATGGAATATGCTGAAAAACAGCGTAGAAACCTTAGGAATATAG
- a CDS encoding N-acetylmuramoyl-L-alanine amidase family protein — translation MYRKFINCLVGILFIVFTMSGCSRAVSNDTNGKVNNSVLSEGISQSQSNTAEVKDGTQNKENSQAKEDINKNNSSENKSTEEASSKVDVKNEKPKDTNTNTKQAKKNNKVIVVDAGHGGRSGSEKEKVSPDSNELKPKNVSGATGVKSKTPEHVIALQVSQKLKKLLEKEGYTVIMTRTSDTQTVGNIERAEIGNKNNADLVIRIHADSSTSSSIKGASMLVPGQAGYAKSIAKVSREYGETILKTLVEEANMQDRGVVTRNDLTGFNWSRVPVVLVEMGFLSNPTEDSLLNSSDYQNKIALGLAKGVDKVFSNR, via the coding sequence ATGTATAGAAAATTTATTAATTGCTTAGTGGGTATTTTGTTTATAGTATTCACAATGTCAGGGTGTAGCCGAGCTGTATCAAACGATACGAATGGGAAGGTAAATAACAGCGTCCTATCAGAAGGAATTAGTCAGTCACAAAGTAACACTGCTGAAGTTAAAGATGGAACACAGAACAAGGAGAACTCTCAAGCCAAAGAAGATATAAACAAAAATAATAGTTCTGAAAATAAGTCTACTGAGGAGGCTTCCTCAAAAGTTGATGTGAAAAACGAAAAGCCAAAGGATACCAACACTAATACTAAACAAGCAAAAAAAAATAATAAAGTTATTGTCGTAGATGCAGGGCATGGAGGAAGATCAGGTTCTGAAAAGGAGAAGGTTTCACCGGATTCAAATGAACTGAAACCTAAAAATGTAAGTGGAGCTACAGGGGTAAAATCAAAAACTCCAGAGCATGTTATAGCACTTCAGGTTTCTCAGAAGCTTAAGAAGCTTTTGGAAAAAGAAGGGTACACTGTTATTATGACTAGAACTAGTGATACGCAAACTGTAGGAAATATAGAACGAGCTGAAATTGGAAATAAGAACAATGCAGATTTGGTTATAAGAATTCATGCTGATTCATCAACAAGTAGCTCAATTAAAGGTGCTTCAATGCTTGTTCCTGGACAAGCTGGATATGCAAAAAGTATTGCAAAAGTAAGCAGGGAATATGGAGAAACCATATTAAAGACCTTAGTAGAAGAAGCTAATATGCAAGATAGAGGCGTTGTAACAAGAAATGATCTTACTGGTTTTAATTGGTCAAGGGTTCCAGTGGTGCTGGTAGAGATGGGGTTTTTATCAAATCCAACTGAGGATAGTCTATTAAATTCAAGCGATTATCAAAACAAAATTGCTTTGGGGCTAGCTAAAGGTGTAGACAAGGTGTTTTCTAATAGGTAA
- a CDS encoding helix-turn-helix transcriptional regulator — translation MSKAKRLNEMIMMVNRKKRFTVGELAQEFGVSKRTILRDLQELSEMGVPLYSEVGPHGGYHILKERILPPIAFSEDEAISIFFMIHALKHYTSLPFKIEYESIKKKFYLNLSGDIRDAIDRLEDRVDFMAVYQQEEIPLLRQLLDAAIQQKVIVISYEVNEKISRRSIQPIGIYANEGKWYCPSYCFSTKDYRVFRCDRIKALTADEDTKPIDLSNITLKNRYLILDHDKETLKLYVELSKKGVEKFQTVNWSNIKLTKREDGTGYLSGSITKKDIYFFSDYFITYGKDAIVKKPFELVENIREKLYEILKIYNN, via the coding sequence ATGTCAAAAGCAAAAAGATTAAATGAAATGATAATGATGGTTAATAGGAAAAAAAGATTTACTGTTGGTGAACTGGCTCAAGAATTTGGAGTTTCTAAAAGGACTATTTTAAGGGATTTGCAAGAACTAAGCGAAATGGGAGTTCCTCTATATTCTGAGGTGGGACCGCATGGTGGATATCATATACTAAAAGAAAGAATTCTTCCTCCTATTGCATTTAGTGAAGATGAGGCAATATCAATATTTTTCATGATCCATGCGTTAAAACATTATACCTCTCTTCCATTTAAAATTGAGTACGAGTCAATCAAAAAGAAATTTTATTTAAATCTTTCTGGAGATATCAGAGATGCAATAGATAGATTAGAAGATAGAGTTGATTTTATGGCAGTTTACCAACAGGAGGAGATACCCCTCTTAAGGCAGCTTTTAGATGCAGCAATCCAACAGAAGGTTATCGTAATAAGCTATGAAGTAAATGAAAAAATCAGCAGAAGAAGTATTCAGCCAATAGGCATTTATGCAAATGAAGGGAAATGGTATTGTCCCTCTTACTGCTTCTCAACTAAAGATTATAGGGTTTTCAGATGTGACCGCATAAAAGCTTTAACAGCTGATGAAGATACGAAACCTATTGACTTATCCAATATAACTTTGAAAAATCGTTATTTGATATTGGACCATGATAAAGAGACTCTTAAGCTATATGTAGAGTTAAGTAAAAAAGGTGTAGAAAAATTTCAAACAGTAAATTGGTCAAATATTAAGCTTACTAAACGTGAAGATGGAACAGGATATTTGAGTGGAAGCATTACGAAAAAGGATATATACTTTTTTTCAGATTACTTTATTACTTATGGCAAAGATGCAATTGTTAAAAAGCCATTTGAGCTAGTTGAAAATATAAGAGAAAAGTTATATGAAATTTTAAAAATATATAACAACTAG
- a CDS encoding VOC family protein, whose translation MSCQLVSYILMNGRAKEAIEYYQNALNAKVLFEQTFGEGPKDDVIKMKEDELNLVAHSVLKIGENKIMIADIIPELPFQNGTQVSICITTDDIEEAKQFYENLKKEGTVLIELNEIYFSPAYGMVTDKFGVTFQIYTNRQ comes from the coding sequence ATGTCATGCCAACTTGTTTCTTATATTCTAATGAACGGAAGAGCAAAAGAAGCTATTGAATATTATCAAAATGCATTAAATGCAAAAGTTCTTTTTGAACAAACCTTTGGTGAAGGACCAAAGGATGATGTGATTAAGATGAAAGAGGATGAGTTAAATCTTGTTGCACATTCAGTATTGAAGATTGGTGAAAATAAAATTATGATTGCTGATATTATTCCTGAGCTCCCATTTCAAAATGGAACCCAGGTTTCAATTTGTATAACAACTGACGATATTGAGGAAGCTAAACAGTTTTATGAAAACTTAAAGAAAGAAGGCACAGTCCTTATTGAACTTAATGAAATCTACTTCAGCCCTGCATATGGTATGGTAACTGATAAATTCGGAGTTACTTTTCAAATTTATACTAATAGACAATAA
- a CDS encoding quinone oxidoreductase family protein, which translates to MKAVVLDRFGGPSELVMRNIPVSDVEPEDVLIRVEYAGVGQWDIFEREGGYAEMLGMKPNFPYVVGSEGAGTVVRTGGNVTGFNIGDKVYASGFLNPKGGFYSEYVVVESKYVSHIPECITIKEASAILGVGITALRGLEDILKLKQGEAIIIVGASGGVGHLAVQIAKNKGARVFAVASGDDGVDMVRSLGIDTVVDGYKDDILLAAKSFAPAGFDAALITTGGEIAEIASKCVRTRGNIAYPNGIYPVPKAHSEVSIVEYNGEPDSDIINRLNDFVKQGILKCHIDQVFLLKDAYEAHIALSKHYLGKLCLRID; encoded by the coding sequence ATGAAAGCTGTTGTACTTGATAGATTTGGCGGACCTAGTGAATTAGTTATGAGAAATATCCCTGTATCTGACGTTGAACCTGAGGATGTCCTAATTAGAGTTGAATATGCTGGTGTGGGTCAATGGGATATCTTTGAACGTGAAGGTGGATATGCAGAAATGCTTGGAATGAAGCCAAACTTCCCATATGTTGTAGGGTCTGAAGGAGCTGGAACAGTTGTCCGTACTGGAGGTAATGTCACTGGTTTTAATATTGGAGACAAGGTTTATGCTTCAGGATTTCTTAATCCTAAAGGAGGTTTTTATTCTGAGTATGTTGTTGTAGAGTCCAAGTATGTATCTCACATTCCAGAGTGTATTACAATCAAGGAGGCAAGTGCAATTTTAGGGGTTGGAATCACTGCACTACGTGGGCTTGAAGATATCCTAAAACTTAAACAAGGTGAAGCTATAATAATTGTTGGAGCTAGTGGAGGAGTAGGACATTTGGCTGTGCAAATTGCTAAAAACAAAGGCGCTCGAGTTTTTGCTGTTGCTTCGGGGGACGATGGTGTTGATATGGTTAGGAGTCTTGGAATTGACACTGTTGTGGATGGATATAAAGATGATATATTATTAGCAGCCAAATCATTTGCGCCTGCAGGCTTTGATGCTGCATTAATTACAACTGGTGGTGAAATAGCTGAAATAGCATCTAAATGTGTACGTACTAGAGGGAACATTGCCTACCCAAATGGAATATATCCAGTACCTAAGGCTCACTCTGAGGTTAGCATAGTTGAATATAATGGTGAGCCAGATTCAGATATAATAAATAGACTTAATGATTTTGTAAAACAAGGTATTTTAAAATGCCACATTGACCAAGTTTTCTTACTTAAAGACGCCTATGAAGCTCATATAGCTCTAAGCAAACATTATTTAGGCAAGCTTTGCCTGCGCATAGATTAG
- a CDS encoding helix-turn-helix transcriptional regulator has product MSKTKLLFDLIMYVNNKRNFTAQEVAYEFNISVRTAHRYLLELSEMGVPLYTEPGRNGGYRILNNRMLSPVIFDEDEAFSIFFAFQSLKYYQSLPFDININSVSRKLYANLPNDSRRKVDQLGSVLSFWNNKRGISSPFLIEIIEAAMDNQILHIQYISKSENTIKKIVPIGVYAYNGFWYMPALDLHHNKIRLFRTDRILSLENTDEKLNPQITLIDWLDSHIKNVPKDPVRLYVKLTREGIRQCRSQPWLENHIILSDENHGYIDTIIDNSDLDFVSIYFYQLGTAAKVIEPSEVIDNVRKQSQDILLHYS; this is encoded by the coding sequence ATGTCAAAAACAAAACTTTTATTTGATCTTATTATGTATGTTAATAACAAACGTAATTTTACTGCGCAGGAAGTAGCTTACGAGTTTAATATTTCTGTAAGAACTGCTCATAGATATCTCTTGGAGTTAAGTGAAATGGGTGTCCCTCTCTATACAGAGCCTGGTCGCAATGGCGGCTATAGAATACTAAACAATAGAATGCTATCACCTGTTATTTTTGATGAAGATGAGGCATTTTCTATATTTTTTGCTTTTCAATCTTTAAAATATTATCAATCACTGCCCTTTGATATTAATATTAATTCTGTTTCAAGAAAACTATACGCTAATCTTCCTAATGATTCTAGAAGAAAAGTAGATCAGTTAGGCTCTGTTCTTTCATTTTGGAATAATAAAAGAGGTATTTCATCTCCGTTTCTAATAGAAATAATTGAGGCAGCTATGGATAATCAAATACTTCACATCCAGTATATTTCAAAATCAGAAAATACCATAAAGAAAATAGTCCCCATAGGTGTGTATGCATATAATGGTTTCTGGTATATGCCTGCATTGGATTTGCATCATAATAAAATAAGGCTTTTTAGAACGGATAGAATTTTATCCTTAGAAAATACTGATGAAAAGCTCAATCCTCAAATAACCTTAATAGACTGGTTGGATAGCCATATAAAAAACGTACCAAAGGATCCAGTCCGATTATATGTGAAGCTTACACGGGAAGGGATACGACAATGCCGAAGCCAGCCTTGGCTTGAGAATCATATTATATTAAGCGATGAAAACCATGGATATATCGACACAATAATAGATAATAGCGACTTAGATTTTGTTTCTATATACTTTTATCAGCTGGGTACTGCCGCAAAAGTGATTGAGCCGAGTGAAGTTATAGATAATGTTCGTAAGCAATCTCAGGATATTTTACTTCATTACTCATAA
- a CDS encoding methyl-accepting chemotaxis protein, whose product MFKFMKNFKIKTIIIFLGVFSLISVALTNFLGLSGIYTVNKNMTDMYQNNLIGISRLAAARGDFLAVRLNAEKAMLQNDAKYEQEIKEHYEKAVGKLREYEATKLDEYEKNKVAEINEDINKYIASWDKDKSQQQLSDELAMLGDKIENNIVELREYNEKLAADKNSSSDKVYQSKIRMVFYITVIIIAAILLLGYIVTATVMRAIRAAIANLNTVASGDLSVSVVIDEKNEFAQMKKALNKTIENIRGMIELIKNQASALEDKSKGLSAVSKEMSLGAENVSKTIQDVAHGTSGQANEIIDTNMMLNDFNEQLEKVIEAMSSVASSSINVGEMAEDSNSKMNNLIESMQKIHEMFSDFAKKINNVGTSINKIDEISSLINAIADQTNLLALNASIEAARAGEAGRGFAVVADEIRKLAEQSKASSENINSVVKLISNETDIMINTSDQVGLEMSEQLKTIGVAASSYNKIIKAIKEMNPEIREASESMSSIQEQKDAIIQKLETASAVSQEVAASAEEIAASAEEMESSTEDVTDTAFELSNMTIEIVGALNKFKL is encoded by the coding sequence GTGTTTAAGTTTATGAAGAATTTTAAGATCAAGACAATAATAATTTTCCTAGGAGTTTTTTCACTTATATCTGTTGCATTAACTAATTTTCTTGGATTATCAGGAATTTATACCGTAAATAAAAATATGACTGATATGTACCAGAATAATTTGATTGGTATTTCAAGACTTGCTGCTGCAAGAGGAGACTTTTTAGCAGTTAGGCTAAATGCAGAAAAAGCAATGCTGCAAAACGACGCTAAATACGAGCAGGAAATCAAAGAACACTATGAAAAAGCAGTAGGTAAATTAAGGGAATATGAAGCAACAAAGCTAGATGAATATGAGAAAAATAAAGTCGCAGAAATTAATGAAGACATAAATAAGTATATTGCTTCATGGGACAAAGATAAATCTCAACAACAATTAAGTGACGAACTTGCTATGTTAGGAGACAAAATTGAGAACAATATTGTTGAATTAAGGGAGTATAATGAAAAGTTGGCAGCAGATAAAAATTCCAGCAGTGATAAGGTGTATCAATCAAAAATCAGAATGGTATTTTATATCACTGTCATCATAATAGCTGCAATATTATTACTTGGATACATAGTAACTGCAACTGTTATGAGAGCCATTCGAGCAGCTATTGCAAATTTAAATACTGTAGCTTCTGGAGACTTATCTGTTTCTGTAGTTATAGATGAAAAAAATGAATTTGCTCAAATGAAAAAGGCTTTAAATAAGACAATAGAAAATATCAGAGGCATGATAGAACTTATAAAAAACCAAGCTTCAGCTCTTGAGGATAAGTCTAAAGGGCTAAGTGCAGTATCTAAGGAAATGTCACTAGGAGCAGAAAATGTTTCAAAAACAATTCAAGATGTGGCACATGGGACAAGCGGACAAGCAAACGAGATTATTGATACAAACATGATGCTTAACGATTTTAATGAGCAATTGGAAAAGGTTATAGAAGCTATGTCTAGCGTAGCATCTAGCTCAATCAATGTTGGAGAAATGGCTGAAGATAGCAATAGCAAAATGAATAACCTAATAGAGTCGATGCAAAAGATTCATGAAATGTTCAGTGATTTTGCAAAAAAAATAAACAACGTAGGAACTAGTATAAATAAAATTGATGAGATATCAAGCCTAATAAATGCAATCGCTGACCAAACAAATTTGTTGGCATTAAATGCTTCAATCGAGGCGGCTAGAGCTGGAGAAGCTGGCAGGGGATTTGCGGTAGTGGCTGACGAAATAAGAAAGCTTGCAGAACAAAGTAAAGCCTCATCTGAAAATATAAATTCTGTCGTTAAGCTGATTTCTAATGAGACAGATATAATGATTAACACTTCTGACCAGGTGGGTCTGGAAATGTCGGAGCAATTGAAAACTATAGGTGTAGCTGCAAGCTCTTACAACAAAATTATAAAGGCAATTAAAGAGATGAATCCTGAAATTAGAGAAGCCAGTGAATCTATGAGTTCTATACAAGAACAAAAGGATGCTATTATACAAAAACTTGAAACTGCATCTGCTGTTTCACAGGAGGTAGCAGCAAGTGCAGAGGAAATTGCCGCTAGTGCAGAGGAAATGGAATCTTCAACAGAGGATGTAACAGACACTGCTTTCGAATTAAGCAATATGACAATAGAAATAGTTGGTGCTTTGAATAAATTTAAGTTATAA
- a CDS encoding TetR/AcrR family transcriptional regulator, with protein MNTEVDTLSRIKLTALILFNEKGYYATTTREIANEVGIKSSTLYFYFKSKEEIFFILYKEARELYEIKKDKALSQNGARDVEEQIYNLFSISMEFFREHNLYSRFLYRHLIYPVYGVQSKIESELQEWKGIASIYLFNLFEKGIQEGLFRNLSSDDLSRTFYRNLNGYIYELITSNRIPSKEEVDKVWRVYWDSIKA; from the coding sequence TTGAATACAGAGGTTGATACACTGTCTAGAATTAAATTGACCGCACTTATCTTGTTTAATGAAAAGGGTTATTATGCTACCACTACTAGAGAAATTGCAAATGAGGTTGGAATAAAATCTTCTACCTTGTATTTTTATTTTAAGTCTAAAGAAGAAATATTTTTTATCTTATACAAAGAGGCTAGAGAATTGTATGAGATAAAGAAAGATAAAGCTTTGAGCCAAAACGGAGCTAGAGATGTGGAAGAACAAATATATAATTTGTTTAGCATTTCAATGGAGTTTTTTAGAGAGCATAATCTTTATTCAAGATTTTTGTATAGGCACTTAATTTATCCTGTATATGGTGTTCAAAGCAAAATTGAGTCTGAGCTTCAAGAGTGGAAAGGTATAGCATCAATTTATTTGTTTAATTTGTTTGAAAAGGGTATACAAGAAGGCCTATTTAGAAATTTATCTTCAGATGATTTATCTAGAACATTTTATCGCAATTTAAATGGATATATTTACGAACTGATAACGAGCAACAGAATACCAAGTAAAGAAGAAGTTGATAAAGTATGGCGGGTATATTGGGATAGCATAAAAGCATAG
- a CDS encoding putative bifunctional diguanylate cyclase/phosphodiesterase, giving the protein MNICKLMSQCREIQHNNKLTRFSDISHLKRLFPSNGNNKYHEGTFLIIEIYDFSIIKNTYGYEIGQEVLKNAAYLLNSIVTIDSIVCRGTGDGIIVFLPRLSVWHQVNSFCEGVFSIFKKPLFISGKSIYIDMSIGAAIYSNNADSLTTVLKKADLALYKSKKDGVNKVAFYYEELQEEVLRKIMICNNLRSAASKNELEVYYQPQVEAKSGRVLKFEALLRWKNEELGNVPPSEFIPISEETGIIIELGDWIIRTVCRQIKEWIIKGYYYTVAINVSQKQIQGYRFLDNLKSILREFDIPPNLVEIEVTESMMVSSYESIAEILQLTQSSGIKIALDDFGTGYSSLSYLKRLPIDTIKIDKSFLDDIVFDSTSRELVSGIIMLGKKLKLNVIAEGVESKEQVDLLERMGCNAIQGYYYSKPLPAKAIESIYLGCEFALGLEGVR; this is encoded by the coding sequence ATGAACATATGTAAATTAATGAGCCAATGTAGGGAAATCCAGCATAACAATAAATTGACAAGGTTTTCAGATATAAGTCATCTTAAAAGGTTGTTTCCTAGCAATGGAAATAACAAATATCATGAAGGTACATTTTTAATTATTGAAATATATGACTTTAGCATAATAAAAAACACATATGGATATGAAATTGGACAAGAGGTGTTAAAGAATGCAGCATATCTTCTGAACAGTATTGTTACTATTGATTCTATAGTTTGTAGAGGAACAGGGGATGGAATTATCGTTTTTCTGCCTCGTCTATCAGTGTGGCACCAAGTAAACTCCTTCTGCGAAGGAGTTTTTAGTATATTTAAAAAGCCCCTTTTTATATCTGGAAAGAGTATATACATTGATATGAGTATAGGTGCAGCTATATATTCAAATAATGCTGATAGCTTGACAACAGTATTGAAAAAGGCTGATTTAGCATTATATAAATCAAAAAAAGATGGTGTAAATAAAGTTGCCTTTTACTATGAGGAATTACAGGAAGAGGTTTTGAGAAAGATTATGATTTGTAATAATCTCAGGAGTGCCGCTTCTAAAAATGAGCTAGAAGTTTACTATCAACCGCAGGTAGAAGCAAAATCGGGAAGAGTTTTGAAATTTGAGGCATTACTCAGATGGAAAAATGAAGAGTTGGGAAATGTACCACCTTCAGAGTTTATACCAATTTCAGAAGAGACAGGAATTATCATTGAGCTTGGCGATTGGATTATTCGGACGGTATGTCGGCAAATCAAAGAGTGGATTATTAAAGGTTATTATTATACGGTAGCTATAAATGTATCGCAAAAGCAAATCCAAGGCTATAGATTTTTAGATAATTTAAAGAGCATATTAAGGGAATTTGATATACCACCCAATTTAGTTGAAATAGAAGTTACTGAAAGTATGATGGTATCATCATATGAGTCTATTGCTGAAATACTTCAGCTTACACAAAGCTCAGGCATAAAAATTGCCTTAGATGATTTTGGAACTGGATATTCCTCCTTAAGTTATTTAAAACGGTTGCCTATAGATACTATTAAAATTGATAAAAGTTTCCTGGACGATATAGTTTTTGATAGTACCTCAAGAGAACTAGTAAGTGGAATAATTATGCTTGGTAAAAAGCTTAAGCTTAATGTTATAGCTGAAGGAGTTGAAAGCAAGGAGCAGGTAGATTTATTAGAACGCATGGGTTGCAATGCAATTCAGGGATACTATTATAGTAAGCCTTTGCCTGCAAAAGCGATTGAGAGCATATACTTAGGCTGCGAATTTGCTTTAGGCTTAGAAGGAGTTAGATGA
- a CDS encoding LytTR family DNA-binding domain-containing protein — MKVEIHYVNSLEEECAVLEICENHPGIIKLQEIIQKGTYQTLTIPCFLREQIYSISCEHILYFETIQDKLFVHTGSKMYEAKKRLYELEEILSEHFARISKSVIINLEHVEYYSPLANGLMKATFYNGEETYISRKYLRLLRAKIGGKKL, encoded by the coding sequence GTGAAAGTAGAAATCCACTATGTAAATTCTCTAGAAGAGGAATGTGCAGTTCTTGAGATTTGTGAAAATCATCCTGGAATTATAAAGCTTCAGGAAATAATTCAAAAGGGCACCTATCAGACTCTCACTATTCCTTGTTTTCTTAGAGAACAGATATATTCAATTTCTTGTGAACACATTTTGTACTTTGAAACAATCCAAGATAAGCTGTTCGTGCACACTGGCAGTAAAATGTACGAGGCAAAGAAACGTCTTTATGAACTGGAAGAAATCCTTTCTGAACATTTTGCGCGTATATCTAAGTCGGTAATAATTAACCTTGAACACGTAGAATATTATAGTCCCTTGGCAAATGGTTTGATGAAAGCAACCTTTTATAATGGTGAGGAGACGTATATTTCCAGAAAATATCTCCGCCTTCTCAGAGCAAAGATTGGAGGTAAAAAGTTATGA
- a CDS encoding DUF4318 domain-containing protein, whose amino-acid sequence MTIEDKKDITIKGAILGFILFVSMLINLLISKDMEHLLIVGTYLVPIIIGYGLLGMFIRWMRYRSTLRRKEFSLFSGPAILYWVEMLCIIFMVSAYFIPQVIRYIVLTNAAALFLIWYLDYLYLKNVAKELNSGLGYSRRILVEDLRSRPHSEDMFMDEIENYCKKNHLSLDVLEYGLPAKIKMNNTLYTVKLGQYYTLMGTIVYTLEFRNIVSK is encoded by the coding sequence ATGACAATCGAAGATAAAAAGGATATAACAATAAAAGGAGCCATTCTTGGTTTTATATTGTTTGTAAGCATGCTTATTAATTTGTTAATAAGCAAAGACATGGAGCACTTACTAATCGTTGGAACCTATCTTGTTCCAATTATAATTGGTTATGGTCTTCTGGGTATGTTTATACGATGGATGAGATATAGAAGTACCCTAAGAAGAAAAGAATTTTCTCTGTTCTCAGGCCCAGCCATACTTTATTGGGTAGAAATGCTTTGCATAATCTTTATGGTTTCTGCTTATTTTATTCCTCAGGTGATTAGGTATATAGTCCTTACAAATGCTGCAGCACTATTTCTAATTTGGTATCTAGATTATTTATATCTAAAAAACGTTGCTAAAGAATTGAACTCAGGTTTAGGATACTCTAGACGTATCTTAGTTGAAGATCTTCGATCAAGACCCCATTCAGAAGATATGTTTATGGATGAAATTGAAAACTACTGCAAGAAGAATCATCTTTCCTTAGATGTCTTGGAATATGGGCTTCCAGCTAAGATTAAAATGAATAACACTTTATATACAGTGAAATTAGGACAATACTATACTCTGATGGGCACTATCGTATATACCTTGGAATTCCGTAATATTGTATCTAAATAG
- a CDS encoding DUF975 family protein, with product MWSRKELKDKAKAVLGEIYWSAFGISIVIALATGSGWSSRNNSRSRNSEQSLLHKIYNGDFVNWKLVTIVLFAAALLIAFRIFFGYFLEVGGRRFFIKSAQHVDNKKCFSFAFNEDNYMGILKTMLLTNIFVFLWSLLFIVPGIIKSYSYSMVPYILADNPNIGAREAISLSNKMTMGHKFDMFILDLSFLGWYILGAIALGIGVLFVMPYENATDAELYLVLRKNALEANLCAREDLLLDQSNLYENKNIW from the coding sequence ATGTGGTCTAGAAAAGAATTAAAAGACAAAGCAAAAGCTGTTTTAGGAGAAATCTATTGGAGTGCTTTTGGAATCAGTATAGTCATTGCGTTGGCAACCGGTAGTGGTTGGAGTAGTAGAAATAACTCTCGCTCTAGAAACTCAGAACAATCTTTGCTTCATAAAATCTACAACGGCGATTTTGTAAATTGGAAGCTTGTAACTATAGTTTTATTTGCTGCTGCATTGTTAATTGCTTTTCGTATCTTCTTCGGATATTTCTTAGAAGTAGGTGGAAGACGATTCTTTATTAAATCTGCTCAACATGTAGATAATAAAAAGTGTTTTAGCTTTGCTTTTAACGAAGATAACTATATGGGAATATTAAAGACAATGCTATTAACAAATATTTTTGTTTTCCTTTGGAGTTTGCTTTTTATCGTGCCAGGTATCATTAAATCCTATTCCTATAGCATGGTACCATATATCCTTGCAGACAACCCAAATATTGGCGCTAGGGAAGCCATTTCTTTAAGTAATAAAATGACTATGGGCCATAAATTTGATATGTTTATATTAGACTTATCATTTTTAGGCTGGTATATATTAGGTGCAATAGCTTTAGGTATCGGTGTTCTGTTTGTAATGCCTTATGAAAATGCTACAGATGCAGAGCTATATTTAGTGTTAAGAAAAAATGCTTTAGAAGCTAACTTATGCGCTCGAGAAGACTTATTGCTTGATCAATCAAATTTATATGAAAATAAAAATATATGGTAA